The Streptomyces sp. NBC_01244 genome contains a region encoding:
- a CDS encoding DUF317 domain-containing protein yields the protein MKGSAYDGLVPLIHNGWKLTRAEERTLEWTSPDKLAGVAFTTGDLDPEMEFTTLDARWLMWGGPQGWHRWYATASSETPVSLVTAITASIADPAPILRWEQEMPRVLRERAELTPVRPAPPKAPTPLDVARARPRTLPSARTHSVPRWSTSTAPSARLPAPTRRSGR from the coding sequence ATGAAGGGGAGCGCCTACGACGGGCTCGTTCCGCTGATCCATAACGGGTGGAAGCTGACCCGTGCTGAAGAACGGACCCTCGAATGGACGTCGCCCGACAAACTTGCGGGCGTCGCCTTCACCACCGGTGACCTCGACCCCGAGATGGAGTTCACCACCCTGGACGCCCGGTGGCTCATGTGGGGTGGCCCGCAGGGATGGCACCGCTGGTACGCGACGGCCTCCTCCGAGACCCCCGTCAGCCTCGTCACCGCGATCACCGCCTCGATTGCGGATCCGGCCCCGATCCTCCGCTGGGAGCAGGAGATGCCAAGGGTGCTGCGCGAGCGCGCCGAGCTCACCCCAGTGCGACCGGCGCCGCCCAAGGCACCGACACCTCTCGACGTCGCCCGTGCCCGCCCCCGAACACTGCCCAGCGCCCGCACACACAGCGTGCCGCGCTGGTCGACCAGCACCGCACCGAGCGCGCGCCTCCCCGCACCCACCCGCCGGTCGGGCCGC
- a CDS encoding ATP-grasp domain-containing protein translates to MPSTRPAPSRPVVLVVAPNDFLYRGYCLESVAAAYDTVVITPSPITWEHGLVIDHETADPYDREALLTAGERLAARNPVAAVVTWNETLLVATAHLAQHLDVLTDDPQVLHACRDKATSRAQFARHAVPSAQSIKVASLLESALAAESIGYPVVLKPAGQAGSVGVIRVDKVEQLPEAYEFATAGANLHGGDSNDVLVEEYLDGPEISVECVTHQGQTTAVAVTRKELGFEPYFEETGHSVDAADPLLAEAGPIATAAVAALGVTTGISHVELRLTATGPRIIEVNQRIGGDLIGRLVQLATGIDLPRAAADLALGIAPDLTPTRRQAAAVRLLYPDVSGTVIERGIDPSLLDADWLAQISWISEVGDQVVLPPEGDVDVARVGLVVVTAADAAQAAARIQEAQDHITVVVRPTPGKPVSSTGGQD, encoded by the coding sequence TCGCGGCCGCCTACGACACCGTCGTCATCACCCCGAGCCCCATCACCTGGGAGCACGGACTCGTCATCGACCACGAGACGGCCGACCCGTACGACCGCGAGGCCCTGCTGACCGCGGGCGAACGCCTCGCCGCGCGCAACCCCGTTGCCGCAGTCGTCACCTGGAACGAAACGCTCCTCGTGGCGACCGCACACCTGGCCCAGCACCTGGACGTCCTCACCGACGACCCGCAGGTCCTCCATGCCTGCCGCGACAAGGCCACCAGCCGAGCCCAGTTCGCCCGCCATGCCGTTCCCTCCGCGCAGTCCATCAAGGTCGCCTCTCTCCTGGAGAGCGCCCTCGCGGCGGAATCCATCGGCTACCCCGTCGTCCTCAAGCCTGCGGGACAGGCCGGCAGCGTCGGCGTGATCCGCGTGGACAAGGTCGAACAGCTGCCCGAGGCATACGAGTTCGCGACCGCCGGCGCGAACCTGCACGGCGGCGACTCCAACGACGTCCTCGTTGAGGAGTACCTCGATGGACCGGAGATCTCCGTCGAGTGCGTCACCCATCAGGGCCAGACCACCGCCGTGGCCGTCACACGCAAGGAACTGGGCTTCGAGCCCTACTTCGAGGAGACCGGCCACAGCGTGGACGCGGCCGACCCGCTGCTCGCCGAGGCCGGCCCGATCGCCACGGCCGCCGTGGCCGCCCTCGGGGTGACGACCGGCATCTCCCACGTCGAGCTCCGGCTCACCGCGACCGGCCCGCGGATCATCGAGGTCAACCAGCGGATCGGCGGCGACCTGATCGGACGCCTCGTCCAGCTCGCCACCGGAATCGACCTGCCCCGCGCCGCCGCAGACCTCGCCCTTGGTATCGCACCCGACCTCACACCCACCCGCCGGCAGGCCGCAGCCGTACGCCTGCTCTACCCCGATGTCTCGGGAACCGTCATCGAGCGCGGCATCGACCCCAGCCTGCTCGACGCCGACTGGCTGGCTCAGATCAGCTGGATCAGCGAGGTCGGCGACCAGGTCGTCCTGCCTCCCGAGGGCGACGTCGATGTCGCCCGGGTCGGCCTCGTCGTCGTGACCGCAGCGGACGCGGCCCAGGCCGCCGCCCGTATCCAGGAAGCCCAGGACCACATCACGGTCGTCGTCCGCCCCACGCCGGGGAAACCCGTCAGCAGCACCGGGGGACAGGACTGA
- a CDS encoding DUF317 domain-containing protein has protein sequence MSTSPPPRYLAGSTAIGDPGLQPLRDLGWPLEHDDLGNCYVTAPNRRVRLGYLPEGEDDGLWRISAYRDPHAAPIWGVCFSDTAPTEFVTAFTDALA, from the coding sequence ATGTCTACGTCACCCCCCCCCCGCTACCTCGCCGGCTCCACCGCGATCGGAGACCCAGGGCTTCAGCCCCTGCGCGACCTGGGCTGGCCACTCGAACACGATGACCTCGGCAACTGCTACGTGACCGCACCCAACCGACGTGTTCGACTCGGCTACCTCCCCGAAGGCGAGGACGACGGCCTCTGGCGGATCTCCGCCTACCGCGACCCGCACGCCGCCCCTATCTGGGGCGTCTGCTTCAGCGACACAGCGCCCACTGAGTTCGTCACCGCGTTCACCGACGCCCTCGCGTAG